A window of Elgaria multicarinata webbii isolate HBS135686 ecotype San Diego chromosome 2, rElgMul1.1.pri, whole genome shotgun sequence contains these coding sequences:
- the RIF1 gene encoding telomere-associated protein RIF1 isoform X3 — protein MMSGADSTTGPCLGSSLLPLLETLEDPVAAPEVLTDALLTVTNRLTGEEGKEFAAEVGKHFPQLCKIFKTYIPTESTELSSAALQALGFCVFNSKIASLLSEVEIQELLSIVNSVAVKAADKNTRTRALWVISKQSFPPSVVGKLVPSIIGMLETVLKGDLHSMVVEYEALNVVIRLIEQAPSQMEEQAVRWAKLIIPLVVHSAHKVQLRGATALEMGMPLLLQKQQEVAAVTEELMTTKIIPELQKLFSSKNETYVLKLWPLFIKLLGKALHRSGSFINSLLQLEELGFRSGSPVIKKIAFIAWKSLIDNFALNPEILCSAKRLKLLMQPLSSIHVRTEALALTKLEVWWYLLMRLGPQLPAHFEQVCIPLIQSTLSVDASLLQGNSSRLSVNQSLVTTGSAQKSGAFAFVSPANPRVKLNSSIGGVVSIPSIQLLGIEMLLHFFMGPEVLTFAKENSVVLSLEPLQYPVIASPSFFSKHASTFINAVQDGFIAIGKDASDTILSAIWKEMIGFVRAAIESGSKRERQSSEVLTMLLQALKNIVMSNEVPVLKSLSLIEITIKELPPKVLGSPAYQIADMDLLNGTPALFLIQLSFREDLLKCCVQDERFFLNYECLVRFVLSGPTSPLAFSESVFTVVNQSAQYLENKEHLWRIWSIVVNPLTDWINQTNEVNQGDALEHNFNAIYSALLLPVNNIFPSSEFPQSTMKTLLRYWSDLYKAFARCALLVTTAEADLWCEELCAKIISGLDDEAHINQSMLGGLSHIASVMVDCIDFEPYGTKYQPTNRSPQTPTDWSKKKKDPLGKLSSLIKLLMMLVNSLQMLASKESGPEKLPPVGASVVGVLQIIIAHISLPSVIRSFFGTIAKPVAAFYEKIKSTNASRMTNGLNNKFEKLLAESISCWQSHYTGSFDSELLQELSPLLCIMLLTKNKQIRSQAAQFWNAAFGKAVTLTYPEELKSVLCQAKQKMLLSLPGFESIEVVRESNGTNSDSQTENSQWDAKISGIEVKPIRKRDSLLAQTNDLKDKSINCHVTPAKMKLEFSLSKANRKDMLLEEENTVDFVFIPPETKERVLTEHQKEVLRTKRVDIPTMYNNLDASQDTALFSQYTQSQEDSLEKPTLADVKEECEKDNKISQDEKVSSGIPNEVPEKCKTNVLLDESNSTAAEQLTILGKQSLDTKCEESEMCAPKSVPEERSVLDESASNASNSSASSDVISGTPSPVSRRQSFITLEKFDSSGSRPFSPSTFNNKSGASGSISSVVNQESMSVLDPSSNGNPNVENKDAFKVKTEEVVTRPKRPYLGMLDALGTYVKVKKAKEENKANSKLQPESTIGIKRSSLRQNKTDLSEDKKTKLTKSDQEKNIQAPPAKRVEDKQELLGETQEAEYLLDIQSQASNLNVTGSTTENKQILDSVTETKPGPNLDSKENTPPEVAVSGDAISNISQTSPNQKTLRRSLRRKPETAEGAADSQDKENSQQKKDGPKDDEKILPKKTSQSKEAATHRPKHVPEKTIDAQRSVHGSSATEGIISKESHVSRNTQEETNTSTRKSEGNNASDIDDMQDSSPDATSEKPKGVPRYHTRRASQGLLTSIENSESDSSETREEATKRKRSGRWKNKSNSLESQVKEELESQELHTVIEIQATSVENKDVIHSEGEMEIALVSDNNEKRDKNIPSTECSDLKRDIDTPHSRNSSDTKRNAAQMLTESSSEPTLESIPGTRTLDTVSVPYLNTSCLTEVTGDSTCVNAVSAFASSEKSSELSECQHKRSKRTRRSKSCDCCGEKPSPLLEKSLNEQKKTGSPETKLKEHKRTPSKAAVAVLSIPAAEGSHSAARLSVEPCTTSALLLFTKDFEDLKDSSRSIESEGDLPRDDASKDELKELVCIKSESDEPVPETLDCSDLAEATSESASADSPSKESIVQCPPLEADTDLAATEKGDANQSGQLEAGTDAEMDVSQPEETKASETIVNIVENGIEKTAVDSAVVPEPQENGQEEDAESDIADSSVESQTSAVVQMESNNTDSPLKLEELDALTLAKISESPNGVQARCMWSPSASPSTSILKRGLKRQQEEDSPSPANKSRRVSFANPIYQEELADDIDRRSPVVRTHSSNGSQSLRSTKLSPNHQAKITEMVKEPLQAPTESIYPALVGCKAPVDTILPQIASNIWARGLGQLIRAKSIRTVGDLSSLSAAEIKTLPIRSPKVSNVRRALKGYHEQQVKSRGYEETAVPDDIEKPFNCIDEKPFSPNEDKLVTDLCEPVASSADEHSTADLGAQINILAAQITSENLLSYSGSELFEMQEKLHSMTNCIMKNLQARWKSPSRESTV, from the exons ATGATGAGCGGCGCTGACTCCACGACTGGGCCCTGCCTGGGTTCGAGCCTCCTGCCCTTGCTGGAGACCCTGGAGGACCCCGTCGCCGCGCCGGAGGTGCTGACAGACGCGCTGCTCACCGTCACGAA CCGTCTGACTGGTGAGGAAGGGAAAGAATTTGCAGCCGAAGTTGGAAAACACTTCCCTCAGCTCTGCAAGATATTTAAG aCATACATTCCTACTGAAAGCACAGAATTGAGCAGTGCAGCCTTACAAGCATTAGGATTTTGCGTGTTTAATTCAAAGATTGCTTCATTGCTAAGTG AAGTCGAAATACAGGAGTTGCTTTCAATAGTGAACAGTGTTGCTGTAAAGGCAGCGGACAAAAACACTCGCACTAGAGCACTTTGGGTGATCTCTAAGCAGTCCTTTCCTCCGAGTGTTGTTGGGAAGCTG GTGCCCAGTATTATTGGTATGCTAGAAACAGTACTTAAAGGAGACTTGCATTCCATGGTGGTTGAATATGAAGCGCTAAATGTTGTCATACG ACTAATAGAACAGGCCCCATCCCAAATGGAGGAACAGGCTGTGAGGTGGGCCAAGCTGATAATCCCTTTGGTTGTCCACTCAGCTCATAAAGTACAGTTAAGAGGTGCCACTGCGTTGGAGATGGGAATGCCACTTTTACTTCAGAAGCAACAGGAGGTGGCAGCTGTCACAGAAGAACTGATGACTACT AAAATAATTCCAGAACTCCAAAAGCTGTTTTCATCAAAAAATGAGACTTATGTTTTGAAATTGTGGCCACTGTTTATAAAGCTGCTTGGCAAA GCGCTGCATCGTAGTGGAAGCTTTATCAATTCATTGTTGCAGTTAGAAGAACTTGGATTTCGTAGTGGGTCTCCAGTGATAAAGAAGATAGCGTTCATTGCGTGGAAGAGTTTGATTGATAACTTTGCTCTAAATCCAG AGATCTTGTGCAGTGCCAAAAGACTGAAGCTGCTGATGCAACCACTGAGTTCCATCCATGTGAGAACTGAAGCTCTGGCGCTGACAAAGCTAGAGGTCTGGTGGTATTTACTAATGAGGCTCGgaccccaactcccagcccaCTTTGAACAG GTGTGCATACCATTAATTCAGAGCACTTTAAGCGTAGATGCTTCTCTACTACAAGGAAATTCATCGCGGTTGTCTGTTAATCAGAGCTTAGTAACAACAGGTTCTGCACAGAAATCAG GTGCTTTCGCTTTCGTATCCCCTGCCAATCCAAGGGTGAAATTGAATTCTAGTATAGGTGGAGTTGTGTCTATTCCATCCATTCAACTTCTAGGAATTGAAATGCTACTTCACTTCTTCATGGGGCCAGAAGTTTTAACTTTTGCCAAGGAAAACAGTGTTGTACTTAGTTTAG AACCTCTTCAGTACCCAGTAATTGCCAGTCCTTCCTTCTTCTCTAAGCACGCCAGTACATTCATAAATGCGGTTCAGGATGGTTTCATTGCAATTGGAAAAGATGCTTCTG ATACTATCCTAAGTGCTATATGGAAGGAAATGATTGGTTTTGTAAGAGCAGCAATTGAATCAG GCAGCAAGAGAGAGCGGCAAAGTTCAGAGGTGCTCACTATGTTGCTGCAGGCCTTAAAAAACATTGTCATGTCAAATGAGGTGCCTGTATTAAAGTCACTG TCCCTGATAGAAATCACAATTAAAGAATTGCCTCCAAAAGTATTAGGATCACCAGCATATCAGATCGCTGACATGGATCTTCTAAAT GGAACGCCAGCATTGTTTTTAATTCAGCTTTCCTTTCGTGAAGATCTGTTGAAATGCTGTGTTCAAGATGAAAG GTTTTTCTTGAACTATGAGTGTCTTGTTAGATTTGTTTTGTCTGGACCTACATCTCCTCTGGCCTTTAGTGAGTCTGTATTCACAGTTGTTAATCAAAGTGCGCAGTACCTAGAAAACAAGGAGCATCTCTGGCGAATATGGAGTATTGTAGTTAACCCATTAACTGATTGGATTAACCAG acAAATGAAGTAAATCAAGGTGATGCTTTGGAACATAATTTCAATGCAATTTACAGTGCATTATTGCTCCCTGTAAACAACATCTTCCCATCTTCTGAATTTCCCCAG TCCACAATGAAAACATTGCTGCGTTACTGGTCGGACCTCTATAAAGCATTTGCCCGTTGTGCATTGCTGGTGACAACAGCAGAAGCTGATTTGTGGTGTGAAGAACTCTGTGCCAAAATAATATCTGGGTTAGATGATGAAGCACATATT AATCAGTCCATGTTGGGCGGTCTCTCTCACATTGCGTCAGTTATGGTTGATTGCATCGATTTTGAACCTTATGGTACTAAATATCAGCCAACAAATAGAT CTCCACAGACACCAACAGACTGGTCCAAAAAGAAGAAAGATCCCCTTGGGAAGCTGTCATCTTTAATTAAACTTTTGATGATGTTGGTAAACTCTCTTCAGATGCTTGCATCCAAGGAATCTGGCCCTGAAAAACTGCCCCCTGTTGGTGCTTCTGTTGTTGGTGTTCTCCAAATCATCATTGCCCACATCTCTTTACCTTCGGTCATTAGATCCTTTTTTGGAACAATTGCGAAACCAGTAGCAGCATTTTATGAAAAAATAAA GTCTACTAATGCATCTAGAATGACAAATGGGCTCAACAACAAG TTCGAAAAGTTATTGGCAGAAAGTATTAGTTGTTGGCAGTCCCACTATACTGGATCCTTTGACAGTGAACTATTACAAGAGCTTTCTCCATTGCTGTGCATCATGCTTTTGACCAAGAATAAACAGATACGCAGTCAAGCTGCTCAGTTCTGGAATGCAGCATTTGGGAAAGCTGTAACGTTGACTTACCCGGAAGAATTAAA ATCTGTTTTATGCCAAGCCAAGCAGAAAATGCTACTCTCGTTGCCTGGTTTTGAAAGCATTGAGGTTGTGAGAGAGTCTAATGGGACAAATTCTGATTCT CAGACTGAAAATTCTCAGTGGGATGCAAAGATAAGTGGAATAGAAGTAAAGCCTATTAGGAAAAGGGACTCCTTGCTTGCACAGACCAATGACCTAAAAGACAAAAGTATTAATTGCCACGTAACACCTGCAAAG ATGAAGCTGGAATTCTCACTGTCAAAAGCAAATCGAAAAGACATGCTTCTTGAAGAAGAAAATACTGTTGACTTCGTGTTCATTCCTccagaaacaaaagagagagTGTTGACAGAGCACCAAAAGGAAGTTCTAAGAACTAAAAG GGTTGATATTCCAACTATGTACAACAATCTAGATGCATCCCAAGACACTGCCTTGTTTTCCCAATATACGCAGAGCCAGGAAGATTCCTT GGAAAAGCCAACCTTAGCAGATGTAAAAGAAGAATGCGAGAAGGACAACAAAATATCCCAG GATGAAAAAGTGTCAAGTGGCATTCCCAATGAAGTCCCTGAAAAATGCAAGACAAATGTACTTCTAGATGAGAGTAATTCCACCGCTGCTGAACAGTTAACTATACTTGGGAAACAGAGCTTAGATACAAAGTGTGAGGAATCAGAAATGTGTGCTCCTAAATCAGTTCCAGAAGAACGTTCAGTATTAGATGAAAGTGCCTCCAATGCCAGCAACAGTTCTGCTTCTAGTGATGTCATTTCAGGAACACCATCGCCTGTAAGCAGGAGACAGTCCTTCATAACTCTGGAAAAATTTGATAGTTCAGGGAGCAGACCCTTCAGTCCTTCAACTTTCAACAATAAATCTGGCGCATCTGGAAGCATCTCTTCAGTAGTCAACCAGGAAAGCATGAGTGTTTTAGATCCCTCTTCCAATGGAAATCCAAATGTGGAGAATAAGGATGCCTTCAAAGTCAAAACAGAAGAAGTTGTCACTAGACCTAAGAGGCCATATCTAGGAATGTTAGATGCACTAGGGACTTACGTCAAAGtcaaaaaagcaaaagaagaaaataaggCTAATTCAAAATTGCAACCGGAGAGCACGATTGGAATAAAGAGGTCAAGTCTTagacaaaataaaacagatcTTTCAGAAGACAAAAAAACAAAGCTAACCAAGTCAGATCAGGAGAAAAATATTCAAGCACCTCCTGCCAAACGTGTGGAAGACAAACAGGAGTTACTTGGTGAAACACAAGAAGCAGAATATTTGCTAGATATTCAATCTCAAGCATCCAATTTGAATGTGACCGGAAGTACAAcagaaaataaacaaattttaGACAGTGTTACAGAGACAAAACCAGGGCCAAATTTAGACTCTAAAGAGAATACCCCTCCAGAGGTGGCTGTATCAGGAGATGCAATATCTAACATTAGCCAAACCTCACCTAATCAAAAAACATTAAGGCGTTCTTTAAGGCGGAAGCCAGAAACTGCAGAAGGAGCTGCTGATAGTCAAGACAAAGAGAATAGCCAACAGAAAAAAGATGGGCCTAAAGATGATGAAAAAATTCTGCCAAAGAAGACTTCACAGAGCAAAGAGGCTGCCACACACAGACCAAAGCACGTACCTGAAAAAACCATTGATGCACAAAGAAGCGTACATGGAAGTAGTGCTACAGAAGGGATCATCTCAAAGGAATCCCATGTTTCAAGAAATACACAAGAGGAGACTAACACAAGTACTAGAAAATCTGAAGGCAATAATGCATCTGATATTGATGATATGCAGGATTCTAGTCCAGATGCAACCAGTGAAAAACCAAAGGGGGTTCCACGATATCATACAAGAAGGGCTTCGCAAGGGTTACTTACCAGCATAGAAAATTCAGAATCCGATAGTTCTGAAACGAGAGAAGAAGCAACCAAGAGGAAAAGATCAGGAAGATGGAAAAATAAAAGTAATTCCCTTGAAAGCCAAgtgaaggaagagctggaaagCCAAGAGCTTCATACTGTAATAGAAATCCAGGCCACCTCGGTAGAAAATAAAGATGTAATACATTCTGAGGGAGAAATGGAAATAGCTTTGGTTTCTGATAATAATGAAAAGAGAGACAAAAATATTCCATCTACTGAATGTTCAGACCTTAAACGAGATATTGATACTCCACATAGTAGAAACTCTTCGGATACCAAGAGAAATGCTGCCCAAATGCTGACAGAGTCCTCTTCTGAGCCAACTTTAGAAAGCATTCCAGGAACTAGAACTCTTGATACAGTTTCTGTTCCTTACCTCAACACAAGCTGTCTTACAGAGGTTACAGGAGATAGTACTTGTGTTAATGCTGTCAGTGCTTTTGCTTCATCTGAGAAATCTTCAGAGCTATCTGAATGCCAGCACAAAAGAAGTAAGCGGACAAGAAGATCAAAGAGCTGTGACTGCTGTGGTGAAAAGCCATCGCCACTGTTGGAAAAATCGCTTAATGAACAGAAAAAAACAGGTAGTCCAGAAACAAAGTTAAAAGAACATAAAAGGACACCGAGTAAAGCAGCCGTGGCTGTGTTATCCATTCCTGCTGCTGAAGGTTCTCATTCTGCAGCCAGGCTCAGTGTAGAACCTTGCACAACGAGTGCCCTGCTGCTTTTCACTAAGGACTTTGAGGACCTGAAGGACTCAAGCAGGAGTATTGAATCTGAAGGAGATTTGCCAAGAGACGATGCTTCAAAAGATGAACTCAAGGAATTGGTATGTATCAAAAGTGAAAGTGATGAGCCTGTCCCAGAAACTCTGGATTGTAGTGATTTGGCCGAAGCAACTTCAGAGTCAGCTTCAGCAGACTCTCCTTCAAAAGAATCCATTGTTCAGTGTCCACCATTAGAAGCAGACACAGATctggctgctacagagaagggaGATGCTAATCAAAGTGGTCAACTGGAAGCCGGAACTGATGCAGAGATGGATGTTAGCCAACCTGAGGAAACAAAGGCTAGTGAAACAATAGTCAACATTGTCGAGAATGGTATAGAAAAGACTGCAGTAGATTCTGCGGTGGTTCCTGAACCTCAAGAAAACGGCCAGGAAGAGGATGCAGAAAGTGATATAGCAGACAGCTCAGTAGAATCTCAAACTTCAGCAGTGGTACAAATGGAAAGTAATAACACGGATTCTCCTCTGAAGTTAGAAGAACTTGATGCGCTCACTTTAGCAAAGATTAGTGAAAGCCCTAATGGAGTACAGGCACGCTGTATGTGGTCACCTTCAGCATCTCCCTCTACCagtattttaaaaagaggtttaAAAAGGCAACAGGAGGAAGATTCACCATCACCTGCAAACAAG AGCCGACGAGTTTCCTTTGCCAATCCAATCTACCAAGAAGAATTGGCAGATGATATTGACCGGCGAAGTCCTGTGGTTAGAACCCATTCATCTAATGGGTCTCAATCTTTACGAAGTACTAAACTTTCACCTAACCACCAAGCCAAG ATCACTGAAATGGTGAAGGAACCACTACAAGCTCCTACAGAAAGCATATATCCTGCATTGGTGGGCTGTAAAGCACCTGTTGACACAATTTTGCCTCAGATTGCTTCAAATATTTG GGCAAGGGGGTTAGGACAACTCATTCGAGCAAAGAGCATCAGGACTGTGGGTGACTTGAGTTCCTTGTCGGCAGCTGAGATCAAAACTCTTCCCATTCGTTCTCCCAAAGTTTCGAATGTTAGAAGAGCTCTTAAAGGATACCATGAGCAACAG GTAAAATCTCGTGGGTATGAAGAAACTGCTGTTCCAGATGATATAGAGAAGCCATTCAATTGCATTGATGAGAAGCCCTTTTCCCCAAATGAAGACAAACTAGTAACAG acTTGTGTGAACCAGTTGCCTCCAGTGCAGATGAGCACTCAACTGCAGACCTTGGTGCCCAGATCAATATACTTGCTGCTCAGATTACTTCTGAAAATCTTCTCAGTTATTCAGGGAGTGAACTCTTTGAAATGCAAGAGAAACTTCATAGCATGACAAACTGTATTATGAAAAATCTGCAGGCACGTTGGAAGTCTCCATCCCGGGAAAGCACTGTTTAG